The Phaeacidiphilus oryzae TH49 region GCTCGGCCAGCTCGGCCGTGACGGCCTGCGCGAAGCGATCCGCCGCCGCCTCCCGCGCCCGCGTCAACTCTCCGGCCAGGTTGCCCAGTTCGGAGCGGAGGGCGGTCCGCTCCTCGGCCAGTTCGCCGATCCGCTCGTCGTCCCCCTCCAGCTCGGAGAGGCGCAGCGCGGACCGCTCGGCCCAGGCCAGCACCTCCTCCGTACCGCCCTCCGCCGACCCGTACTTGCGGATCAGATGGGCCAGTACGGACCGCCGCTCCTCGACGGCGGCCAGGCGCGCCGGGTCGGAGTCCAGCCCGTCCGCGTAGCCGGCCAGGTCCGCGGCCACGTCGGCGAGCAGATATCCGACCTCGTTCAGCCGGTCGGCGAGGGACGCCAGGCTCGAATCGTGCCCGCGCACGCCCTCCAGGGCGCGGCGGGCCTGGCCGATCAGGGTGGTGGCGTCCACCACGTCCGGCTGCGCCGGGTCGCCGGCGAGGGCGCCGTGCGCCAGCTGAGCGGCCGAGGCCAGCGCGTCGGCATGGCCGAGCCGCTCGGCCTCGGCGGCGAGCTCGGTGTCCTCCCCGGCCAGCGGCTCGGCGGCGGAGACCTCCTCCACGCCGAACCGCAGCAGGTCCGCCTCCTGCGCCCGCTCCCGGGCCTTGGTCGTCAACTCGTCGAGCAGCGACTCGACTTCGCGCAACCGGCGGTAGACCGCCTGGTACCGCGACAAGGGCTTCGCCAGGGACTCACCCGCGTAGCGGTCGAGGGCACCCCGCTGGCGGGCGGGCTTCAGCAGCCGCTGCTGGTCGGTCTGGCCGTGCACGGCGATCAGGTCCTCGCCCAGCTCGGCGAGGAGACCGACCGGCACCGACCGGCCGCCCACATGCGCCCGCGAACGCCCTTCCGCCGAGACGGTACGGCTCACCAGGAGGGCGCCGTCGTCCAGCTCCGCCCCGGCCTCGACGGCGCGGCGGGCGACGGGGGCGTCCTCCTCCAGCGTGATCCGCCCCTCCACGACGGCGCGCTCGGCTCCGGCCCGGACCAGTGCGGGATCCGCACGGCCGCCGAGCAGCAGGCCGAGACTGGTCACCACCATGGTCTTGCCCGCACCGGTCTCCCCGGTCAC contains the following coding sequences:
- the recN gene encoding DNA repair protein RecN, giving the protein MRIRKLGVIDDAVVELAPGFTAVTGETGAGKTMVVTSLGLLLGGRADPALVRAGAERAVVEGRITLEEDAPVARRAVEAGAELDDGALLVSRTVSAEGRSRAHVGGRSVPVGLLAELGEDLIAVHGQTDQQRLLKPARQRGALDRYAGESLAKPLSRYQAVYRRLREVESLLDELTTKARERAQEADLLRFGVEEVSAAEPLAGEDTELAAEAERLGHADALASAAQLAHGALAGDPAQPDVVDATTLIGQARRALEGVRGHDSSLASLADRLNEVGYLLADVAADLAGYADGLDSDPARLAAVEERRSVLAHLIRKYGSAEGGTEEVLAWAERSALRLSELEGDDERIGELAEERTALRSELGNLAGELTRAREAAADRFAQAVTAELAELAMPHARVSFALTQTEAPEPEGVEVDGRTLVCGPYGADEVEVLLAPHPGAAPRPIAKGASGGELSRVMLAVEVVFAGADPVPTYLFDEVDAGVGGKAAVEVGRRLAKLAETSQVVVVTHLPQVAAFADRHLVVEKTSDGSVTRSGVTVLDDAERVRELSRMLAGLEDSELGRAHAEELLAAARARHTDG